From Spirosoma aerolatum, one genomic window encodes:
- a CDS encoding DUF2304 domain-containing protein: MNAVGLLTPIQLLLIVLLGLLFIASLRVFKDRLYLRVLFMLGLTAAVVFIVYPSLTVYLALLVGVGRGVDLIFYLLFLVIIFALISMYRRILRLDETLTNIIRKEALRDGKKLN, translated from the coding sequence ATGAACGCTGTCGGTTTGCTTACCCCCATTCAGCTCCTGCTGATCGTTCTGCTGGGGCTGCTGTTCATTGCTTCCCTTCGCGTATTTAAGGATCGGCTGTATTTGCGGGTTCTGTTTATGCTAGGGCTGACGGCCGCCGTCGTCTTTATTGTGTATCCGAGTCTTACCGTTTATCTGGCGTTGCTGGTAGGGGTAGGGCGTGGGGTCGATCTGATTTTTTATTTACTGTTTCTGGTCATCATTTTTGCGCTGATTTCGATGTATCGCCGAATCCTTCGACTCGACGAAACGCTTACAAATATCATTCGCAAAGAAGCTCTGCGCGATGGCAAAAAGCTAAACTGA
- a CDS encoding glycosyltransferase family 2 protein, whose protein sequence is MTSKRVFILIPSYNEANVIRKTIASLKGPYEIVLIDDASTDNTSQVVAGLPIYYLRHTVNLGQGAALQTGMTFAYQQGADIVVHFDADGQHNPNDIPRFIDELERRKLDVVLGSRFLLREDRVSVPAFKQVILKVATLINGIITGLWLTDAHNGFRVMNRRSLGLIRLKENRMAHATEILAEIYRHKLNVVEMSTHITYTDYSKAKGQSWTNSLNILFDLFVNRYLRS, encoded by the coding sequence ATGACTTCTAAGCGCGTATTTATCCTGATCCCTTCCTACAATGAGGCCAACGTAATTCGAAAAACGATAGCCTCGTTGAAGGGCCCTTACGAAATTGTTCTGATCGATGATGCGTCGACTGATAATACGAGCCAGGTAGTAGCCGGGTTGCCCATTTATTATTTGCGGCACACGGTCAACCTAGGACAGGGGGCCGCGTTACAGACCGGAATGACCTTTGCTTATCAGCAGGGAGCCGATATTGTGGTCCACTTCGACGCCGATGGTCAGCATAATCCGAACGATATACCTCGGTTTATCGACGAACTGGAGCGTCGAAAACTGGATGTCGTGCTGGGATCCCGGTTTCTGCTTCGTGAAGATCGCGTGTCGGTGCCCGCGTTTAAACAGGTGATTCTGAAAGTAGCGACGCTGATCAATGGCATCATTACGGGACTTTGGCTAACGGATGCTCATAACGGATTCCGGGTGATGAACCGGCGGAGCCTGGGCCTGATTCGCTTGAAGGAAAATCGGATGGCGCATGCTACTGAAATCCTGGCTGAAATTTATCGACACAAATTGAACGTCGTCGAAATGAGTACGCATATTACCTATACCGACTACAGCAAAGCCAAAGGTCAGTCCTGGACGAATTCGCTGAATATTCTGTTCGATCTGTTTGTCAATCGTTACTTACGCTCATGA